A single window of Culicoides brevitarsis isolate CSIRO-B50_1 chromosome 3, AGI_CSIRO_Cbre_v1, whole genome shotgun sequence DNA harbors:
- the LOC134835947 gene encoding ankyrin-3-like isoform X6: MALEENQQQQQQQQTEQQTAIETTAETTNNIGNGTNGVQKPVKNVEKQADTNTSFLRAARGGELGKLVEFLETGQILDINTSNANGLNALHLAAKDGHIEIVRELLNRGAKVDNATKKGNTALHISSLAGKLDVIQLLVQHGASVNVQSQNGFTPLYMAAQENHDECVKYLLAKGANPALATEDGFTPLAVAMQQGHDKVVAVLLESDAKGKVRLPALHIAAKKDDAKAAALLLENDHNPDISSKSGFTPLHISAHYGNVDVANLLIEKGADVNFTAKHNITPLHVACKWGKTNMVNLLIPKGAKIDAVTRDGLTPLHCAARSGHEEVVDILLKHDAPIWSKTKNGLTALHMAAQGEHVEAARILLHHNNVDEVTVDYLTALHVAAHCGHVKVAKLLLDRNADANARALNGFTPLHIACKKNRIKVVELLLKHGASISATTESGLTPLHVASFMGCMNIVIYLLQHEASPDVPTVRGETPLHLAARANQTDIIRILLRNGAQVDARAREQQTPLHIASRLGNIDIVMLLLQHGAQVDATTKDQYTALHIAAKEGQDEVVATLLENGAQIDAQTKKKFTPLHLAAKYGHINVVRQLLEKNAPVDAQGKNNVTPLHVASHYDHQNVALLLLEKGADAHAVAKNGHSPLHISAKKNQMDIANILLEHGANPNAESKSGFTPLHLSSKEGHAEMTSLLLEKQANPNHAAKNGLTPMHLCAEEDRVAVAQILYDNGAKVNPVTKSGFTPLHVAAHFGQVEMVRFLVEHDADIEMNTNVGYTPLHQAAQQGHTLIINLLLKHRANPNAVANNGQTPLSLANKLGYITIVETLKVVTETNVTSTSTGTVEEKYKVIAPEGMHETFMSDSEDEGGADEPNVNETMNVVFSNAQTPPHQLPFYQNQMRYTRGEDPSLSDHQQYNYMSGDESKHLQDDHYQMDVTGDEKMVERILSDAEKYNYMEKSRMSRDSTPNPLDISVTDNCQIVRNPIHAGFLVSFLVDARGGAMRGCRHSGVRVIVPPKSAAQPTRITCRYVKPQRISNPPPLMEGEALVSRILQLSPAAAKFLGPVIIEVPHFASLREKEREIIILRSDNGDTWREHTLYDSEEAIQDVLNESFKSESLNLIEDLHTSRITRIVTNDFPNFFAIVSRIRQEVHAIGPDGGTVSATAVPQVQAIFPPNALTKKIRVGLQAQPIDPNVTAKLLGRSVAVSPVVTVEPRRRKFHKAITLSMPAPRAYNQGMINQYSGNAPTLRLLCSITGGQNRAVWEDVTGSTPLTFVKDCVSFTTTVSARFWLMDCRNISDATKMASELYSHMAHVPFMAKFVIFAKRVDPQEAQVRVFCMTDDKEDKTLEQQEHFTEVAKSRDIEVCEGRNIYLEFAGNIVQVLKSGEQLNMKFSAFKENRLAFNVRLRETDDGIGRIVFMNEPKVAKGEPAQTPLCTLNFQVPEKIIGSESHSEVDISGSYNQKYNMPSFLLQKQQEEILKADIRISDISILLNNDWEKLAHELQVSNEDIALIKEEYPQDEKQQASVLLRLWLRQGGPKATGNELALALNKIQRNDIVEQCMKDVQIVTDDYEKQKAQKQLEHAQVHAPAIVEEKLKREIVIENNHVNGGSESHDLPEEIIEKVKEEVTKVAPPSKSAPQVETPPPTPAAEDEVHEQIIEKIVVETHSEPTVTIVEKTEVITHPDNDDDILVSEQPVTTTETDTNVEEIVNEDGSTTIVKTTTITTNTVVTTTSTDENEPEKLLY, translated from the exons ATGGCTTTGGAGgaaaatcaacaacaacaacagcagcagcaaaccGAACAACAAACGGCGATCGAAACGACGGCCGAAACGACGAATAACATTGGAAATGGCACAAATGGTGTCCAAAAGCCAGTGAAAAATGTAGAGAAACAG GCCGACACAAACACATCCTTCTTAAGGGCTGCACGTGGCGGAGAACTTGGAAAACTCGTAGAATTCCTAGAAACAGGTCAAATACTTGATATTAATACAAGCAATGCT AATGGCCTTAACGCTCTGCACTTGGCTGCGAAAGACGGTCACATCGAGATCGTGCGCGAACTGCTGAATCGCGGCGCCAAAGTCGACAATGCCACAAAGAAGGGCAACACAGCGTTACATATCTCCTCGCTCGCCGGCAAACTCGACGTTATCCAGTTGCTTGTGCAGCACGGTGCCTCCGTGAACGTGCAATCGCAAAACGGCTTTACGCCGCTCTACATGGCAGCGCAGGAAAATCACGACGAATGTGTCAAATATCTGCTGGCAAAGGGAGCGAATCCCGCACTCGCGACAGAAGACGGTTTCACGCCACTCGCAGTCGCCATGCAACAGGGACACGACAAAGTCGTTGCCGTACTCTTGGAGAGCGATGCCAAAGGCAAGGTACGTTTGCCCGCGTTGCATATCGCCGCCAAAAAGGACGATGCCAAAGCAGCTGCTCTCTTACTCGAAAACGACCACAATCCCGATATCAGTTCTAAGTCAGGCTTCACGCCATTGCACATCTCGGCGCACTACGGAAACGTCGATGTCGCGAATTTGCTTATTGAAAAGGGTGCCGATGTCAATTTCACCGCCAAGCACAACATTACGCCGCTGCATGTCGCTTGCAAATGGGGCAAAACCAACATGGTAAACTTGCTGATACCGAAGGGCGCGAAAATCGATGCCGTTACGCGTGACGGTCTCACTCCGTTGCATTGCGCCGCTCGTTCGGGCCACGAAGAAGTCGTCGATATCCTCTTGAAACACGATGCCCCGATCTGGTCCAAGACCAAAAACGGCTTGACAGCTTTGCACATGGCGGCACAAGGTGAACACGTTGAAGCGGCACGCATTTTGTTGCACCACAACAACGTCGACGAAGTAACTGTCGATTATTTGACGGCGCTGCACGTTGCCGCCCATTGTGGTCACGTCAAGGTCGCAAAATTGCTTCTCGATCGGAATGCGGATGCCAATGCACGTGCCCTAAACGGTTTCACGCCTCTCCATATTGCATGCAAGAAAAATCGCATTAAGGTAGTCGAGTTGCTGTTGAAACACGGTGCTAGCATAAGTGCCACTACGGAATCGGGATTGACACCTTTGCATGTCGCCTCGTTCATGGGTTGCATGAACATCGTTATTTACTTGTTGCAGCACGAAGCGAGTCCCGATGTCCCGACGGTGCGTGGCGAAACACCACTTCATTTGGCCGCAAGAGCCAATCAAACCGACATCATCCGGATTTTATTGCGTAACGGGGCTCAAGTTGACGCTCGTGCCAGAGAACAACAAACTCCCCTTCATATTGCATCGCGTTTGGGCAACATTGATATCGTAATGTTGCTCTTGCAGCATGGCGCTCAAGTAGATGCCACAACAAAAGATCAATACACCGCATTACATATCGCCGCAAAGGAGGGTCAAGACGAAGTTGTTGCCACCTTGTTGGAAAATGGCGCCCAAATTGATGCGCAAACCAAGAAAAAGTTCACGCCGTTGCATTTGGCTGCCAAATACGGTCACATCAATGTCGTGCGTCAacttttggagaaaaatgcCCCTGTCGATGCGCAAGGCAAGAATAACGTGACACCGCTTCATGTCGCCTCGCACTACGACCATCAAAATGTCGCTCTTCTATTGCTGGAAAAGGGAGCTGATGCACATGCAGTTGCCAAAAATGGTCACAGTCCGCTTCATATTTCCGCCAAAAAGAATCAAATGGATATCGCCAACATTTTGCTCGAGCATGGCGCCAATCCAAATGCCGAAAGCAAATCGGGCTTCACGCCACTTCATTTGAGCTCCAAGGAAGGACATGCGGAAATGACGTCGTTATTGCTGGAAAAACAAGCAAATCCAAATCACGCCGCCAAAAATGGTCTGACTCCGATGCATTTATGTGCCGAGGAAGATCGTGTCGCGGTCGCGCAAATTTTATACGATAATGGAGCAAAAGTGAATCCTGTCACAAAGAGCGGTTTTACGCCACTTCATGTCGCTGCACACTTTGGACAAGTCGAGATGGTGCGTTTCTTGGTAGAACACGATGCAGATATTGAAATGAACACCAATGTGGGTTACACTCCGTTGCATCAAGCCGCTCAACAAGGACATACGTTGATTATTAATTTGCTGTTGAAACATCGCGCTAATCCGAATGCCGTTGccaat aaCGGACAAACCCCATTAAGCTTGGCAAACAAATTGGGCTACATCACCATCGTGGAAACATTGAAAGTCGTCACCGAAACCAATGTGACAAGCACCAGCACCGGAACTGTCGAGGAAAAATACAAAGTTATCGCTCCCGAAGGCATGCATGAAACTTTCATGTCAGATTCTGAAGatgaag gaggTGCAGATGAACCGAATGTTAATGAAACAATGAATGTTGTATTTAGTAATGCACAAACGCCACCACATCAATTGCCATTTTACCAAAATCAAATGCGATATACTC GTGGCGAGGATCCAAGTTTGTCCGATCACCAGCAATACAATTACATGTCGGGAGACGAGAGCAAGCACTTGCAAGATGACCATTACCAAATGGATGTAACTGGCGACGAGAAAATGGTGGAAAGAATTTTATcgg ACGCCGAAAAATACAACTACATGGAAAAATCTCGCATGAGCCGAGACTCGACGCCAAATCCCTTGGACATTTCCGTGACTGACAATTGTCAGATCGTAAGAAATCCCATTCATGCTgg CTTTTTGGTTTCCTTTTTGGTGGATGCTCGCGGAGGCGCGATGCGTGGTTGTCGTCACAGCGGTGTGCGTGTAATTGTGCCACCGAAATCGGCAGCCCAGCCAACTCGAATCACGTGTCGCTACGTAAAGCCACAGCGCATCTCTAACCCGCCTCCTTTGATGGAGGGCGAGGCATTAGTGAGTCGCATTCTGCAATTGTCGCCAGCTGCCGCCAAATTCTTGGGCCCCGTCATCATCGAAGTCCCGCACTTTGCCTCGCTCCGTGAGAAGGAACGTGAAATCATCATTTTGCGGTCCGACAATGGAGACACATGGCGCGAACACACGCTCTACGACAGCGAGGAGGCGATCCAGGACGTCTTGAACGAGAGTTTCAAGAGCGAATCGTTGAACTTGATCGAAGACTTGCACACGAGTCGCATCACACGTATCGTTACAAATGATTTCCCCAATTTCTTTGCGATTGTGTCGAGAATTCGGCAGGAAGTGCACGCCATTGGGCCTGATGGCGGAACCGTGTCGGCAACGGCAGTTCCGCAGGTCCAGGCGATCTTCCCGCCGAATGCGTTGACAAAGAAAATTCGTGTTGGTCTGCAAGCACAACCGATCGATCCGAATGTCACAGCTAAACTTTTGGGAAGATCTGTGGCGGTATCGCCTGTCGTCACTGTCGAGCCGCGTCGTCGCAAGTTCCACAAGGCAATCACCTTGAGTATGCCGGCGCCACGTGCCTACAATCAAGGCATGATTAACCAATATTCTGGCAATGCACCCACTTTGAGATTACTCTGTTCCATCACGGGCGGTCAAAATCGCGCGGTCTGGGAAGACGTCACCGGAAGCACTCCTTTGACCTTCGTCAAAGATTGCGTTTCGTTCACGACGACAGTTTCCGCTCGTTTCTGGCTCATGGATTGTCGCAACATCTCAGATGCCACCAAAATGGCCTCGGAGCTCTACTCGCACATGGCTCACGTCCCCTTCATGGCGAAATTCGTCATCTTTGCCAAACGCGTGGACCCACAAGAAGCCCAGGTGCGCGTCTTCTGCATGACCGACGACAAAGAAGACAAAACACTCGAACAGCAAGAACACTTTACCGAAGTTGCCAAATCGCGCGACATCGAAGTGTGCGAAGGACGCAACATTTACCTGGAATTTGCCGGCAACATTGTGCAAGTCCTCAAGTCGGGCGAGCAACTCAACATGAAGTTCAGCGCCTTCAAGGAGAACCGACTCGCCTTCAATGTGCGTTTGCGTGAAACGGACGACGGCATCGGTCGCATTGTTTTCATGAACGAACCAAAGGTTGCCAAAGGAGAGCCCGCACAAACGCCGCTCTGCACTCTCAACTTCCAAGTACCCGAAAAGATCATTGGAAGTGAGTCGCATTCCGAAGTCGATATCAGCGGATCCTACAATCAAAAGTACAATATGCCAAGTTTCCTGTTGCAAAAGCAGCAAGAGGAGATCTTGAAGGCGGACATTCGTATCTCGGACATTTCGATTCTCTTGAATAACGATTGGGAGAAACTGGCGCACGAGTTGCAAGTGTCGAACGAAGATATCGCCCTCATTAAGGAGGAATATCCGCAAGACGAGAAACAACAAGCTTCTGTGTTACTGCGATTGTGGCTGCGACAAGGCGGTCCAAAGGCAACTGGCAATGAACTCGCATTGGCATTAAACAAAATCCAGCGTAACGACATCGTTGAGCAATGCATGAAAGATGTCCAAATTGTCACGGATGACTACGAAAAGCAAAAGGCACAAAAACAACTTGAACACGCACAAGTTCATGCACCCGCAATTGTCGAGGAAAAACTGAAACGCGAAATTGTCATTGAAAACAATCACGTTAACGGGGGATCAGAGTCTCATGATTTACCAGaag aaatcatCGAAAAAGTCAAGGAAGAAGTAACAAAAGTAGCTCCCCCATCAAAATCTGCACCACAAGTAGAAACACCACCACCCACTCCCGCAGCTGAAGATGAAGTCCATGAacaaatcattgaaaaaatcgtCGTAGAAACGCACTCTGAGCCAACTGTGACAATTGTGGAAAAAACTGAAGTCATCACCCATCCCGataacg ATGACGATATTTTAGTCAGTGAACAACCGGTCACAACGACAGAAACTGACACAAATGTTGAGGAGATAGTTAACGAAGATGG AAGCACAACAATCGTTAAAACGACCACAATCACAACAAATACCGTGGTGACGACTACATCAACTGACGAGAACGAGCCCGAAAAGTTactttattaa
- the LOC134835947 gene encoding ankyrin-3-like isoform X3, with amino-acid sequence MALEENQQQQQQQQTEQQTAIETTAETTNNIGNGTNGVQKPVKNVEKQADTNTSFLRAARGGELGKLVEFLETGQILDINTSNANGLNALHLAAKDGHIEIVRELLNRGAKVDNATKKGNTALHISSLAGKLDVIQLLVQHGASVNVQSQNGFTPLYMAAQENHDECVKYLLAKGANPALATEDGFTPLAVAMQQGHDKVVAVLLESDAKGKVRLPALHIAAKKDDAKAAALLLENDHNPDISSKSGFTPLHISAHYGNVDVANLLIEKGADVNFTAKHNITPLHVACKWGKTNMVNLLIPKGAKIDAVTRDGLTPLHCAARSGHEEVVDILLKHDAPIWSKTKNGLTALHMAAQGEHVEAARILLHHNNVDEVTVDYLTALHVAAHCGHVKVAKLLLDRNADANARALNGFTPLHIACKKNRIKVVELLLKHGASISATTESGLTPLHVASFMGCMNIVIYLLQHEASPDVPTVRGETPLHLAARANQTDIIRILLRNGAQVDARAREQQTPLHIASRLGNIDIVMLLLQHGAQVDATTKDQYTALHIAAKEGQDEVVATLLENGAQIDAQTKKKFTPLHLAAKYGHINVVRQLLEKNAPVDAQGKNNVTPLHVASHYDHQNVALLLLEKGADAHAVAKNGHSPLHISAKKNQMDIANILLEHGANPNAESKSGFTPLHLSSKEGHAEMTSLLLEKQANPNHAAKNGLTPMHLCAEEDRVAVAQILYDNGAKVNPVTKSGFTPLHVAAHFGQVEMVRFLVEHDADIEMNTNVGYTPLHQAAQQGHTLIINLLLKHRANPNAVANNGQTPLSLANKLGYITIVETLKVVTETNVTSTSTGTVEEKYKVIAPEGMHETFMSDSEDEGGEDPSLSDHQQYNYMSGDESKHLQDDHYQMDVTGDEKMVERILSDAEKYNYMEKSRMSRDSTPNPLDISVTDNCQIVRNPIHAGFLVSFLVDARGGAMRGCRHSGVRVIVPPKSAAQPTRITCRYVKPQRISNPPPLMEGEALVSRILQLSPAAAKFLGPVIIEVPHFASLREKEREIIILRSDNGDTWREHTLYDSEEAIQDVLNESFKSESLNLIEDLHTSRITRIVTNDFPNFFAIVSRIRQEVHAIGPDGGTVSATAVPQVQAIFPPNALTKKIRVGLQAQPIDPNVTAKLLGRSVAVSPVVTVEPRRRKFHKAITLSMPAPRAYNQGMINQYSGNAPTLRLLCSITGGQNRAVWEDVTGSTPLTFVKDCVSFTTTVSARFWLMDCRNISDATKMASELYSHMAHVPFMAKFVIFAKRVDPQEAQVRVFCMTDDKEDKTLEQQEHFTEVAKSRDIEVCEGRNIYLEFAGNIVQVLKSGEQLNMKFSAFKENRLAFNVRLRETDDGIGRIVFMNEPKVAKGEPAQTPLCTLNFQVPEKIIGSESHSEVDISGSYNQKYNMPSFLLQKQQEEILKADIRISDISILLNNDWEKLAHELQVSNEDIALIKEEYPQDEKQQASVLLRLWLRQGGPKATGNELALALNKIQRNDIVEQCMKDVQIVTDDYEKQKAQKQLEHAQVHAPAIVEEKLKREIVIENNHVNGGSESHDLPEEIIEKVKEEVTKVAPPSKSAPQVETPPPTPAAEDEVHEQIIEKIVVETHSEPTVTIVEKTEVITHPDNAELEKLDGSNKKKQKKNDLNQRFINEEKLSKIPVATNNSSVVTTTTKKVKTIKKHSKARKNLNVQDVVQPRPTVGDIEWGEEKRDTERECEDIDDDNDAEEDEQEIDPNEVIKEISTLALEDVHQLSSLDQSDPIVLISSGDDDYSGDIDEFILIEAPNSYTQARQLQREQREAAAAAHENKTISTTTTRAFDAEGRETVTIRREEHGPDGEVIITEETHDSNDYPPPSNVTFSGSDTDEQLSPVDEVHESHVKTTHRGKTFGSSSGSDVALHEPGAADSSEDETGAKNIQTPEIVVDECEELIEDNDDILVSEQPVTTTETDTNVEEIVNEDGSTTIVKTTTITTNTVVTTTSTDENEPEKLLY; translated from the exons ATGGCTTTGGAGgaaaatcaacaacaacaacagcagcagcaaaccGAACAACAAACGGCGATCGAAACGACGGCCGAAACGACGAATAACATTGGAAATGGCACAAATGGTGTCCAAAAGCCAGTGAAAAATGTAGAGAAACAG GCCGACACAAACACATCCTTCTTAAGGGCTGCACGTGGCGGAGAACTTGGAAAACTCGTAGAATTCCTAGAAACAGGTCAAATACTTGATATTAATACAAGCAATGCT AATGGCCTTAACGCTCTGCACTTGGCTGCGAAAGACGGTCACATCGAGATCGTGCGCGAACTGCTGAATCGCGGCGCCAAAGTCGACAATGCCACAAAGAAGGGCAACACAGCGTTACATATCTCCTCGCTCGCCGGCAAACTCGACGTTATCCAGTTGCTTGTGCAGCACGGTGCCTCCGTGAACGTGCAATCGCAAAACGGCTTTACGCCGCTCTACATGGCAGCGCAGGAAAATCACGACGAATGTGTCAAATATCTGCTGGCAAAGGGAGCGAATCCCGCACTCGCGACAGAAGACGGTTTCACGCCACTCGCAGTCGCCATGCAACAGGGACACGACAAAGTCGTTGCCGTACTCTTGGAGAGCGATGCCAAAGGCAAGGTACGTTTGCCCGCGTTGCATATCGCCGCCAAAAAGGACGATGCCAAAGCAGCTGCTCTCTTACTCGAAAACGACCACAATCCCGATATCAGTTCTAAGTCAGGCTTCACGCCATTGCACATCTCGGCGCACTACGGAAACGTCGATGTCGCGAATTTGCTTATTGAAAAGGGTGCCGATGTCAATTTCACCGCCAAGCACAACATTACGCCGCTGCATGTCGCTTGCAAATGGGGCAAAACCAACATGGTAAACTTGCTGATACCGAAGGGCGCGAAAATCGATGCCGTTACGCGTGACGGTCTCACTCCGTTGCATTGCGCCGCTCGTTCGGGCCACGAAGAAGTCGTCGATATCCTCTTGAAACACGATGCCCCGATCTGGTCCAAGACCAAAAACGGCTTGACAGCTTTGCACATGGCGGCACAAGGTGAACACGTTGAAGCGGCACGCATTTTGTTGCACCACAACAACGTCGACGAAGTAACTGTCGATTATTTGACGGCGCTGCACGTTGCCGCCCATTGTGGTCACGTCAAGGTCGCAAAATTGCTTCTCGATCGGAATGCGGATGCCAATGCACGTGCCCTAAACGGTTTCACGCCTCTCCATATTGCATGCAAGAAAAATCGCATTAAGGTAGTCGAGTTGCTGTTGAAACACGGTGCTAGCATAAGTGCCACTACGGAATCGGGATTGACACCTTTGCATGTCGCCTCGTTCATGGGTTGCATGAACATCGTTATTTACTTGTTGCAGCACGAAGCGAGTCCCGATGTCCCGACGGTGCGTGGCGAAACACCACTTCATTTGGCCGCAAGAGCCAATCAAACCGACATCATCCGGATTTTATTGCGTAACGGGGCTCAAGTTGACGCTCGTGCCAGAGAACAACAAACTCCCCTTCATATTGCATCGCGTTTGGGCAACATTGATATCGTAATGTTGCTCTTGCAGCATGGCGCTCAAGTAGATGCCACAACAAAAGATCAATACACCGCATTACATATCGCCGCAAAGGAGGGTCAAGACGAAGTTGTTGCCACCTTGTTGGAAAATGGCGCCCAAATTGATGCGCAAACCAAGAAAAAGTTCACGCCGTTGCATTTGGCTGCCAAATACGGTCACATCAATGTCGTGCGTCAacttttggagaaaaatgcCCCTGTCGATGCGCAAGGCAAGAATAACGTGACACCGCTTCATGTCGCCTCGCACTACGACCATCAAAATGTCGCTCTTCTATTGCTGGAAAAGGGAGCTGATGCACATGCAGTTGCCAAAAATGGTCACAGTCCGCTTCATATTTCCGCCAAAAAGAATCAAATGGATATCGCCAACATTTTGCTCGAGCATGGCGCCAATCCAAATGCCGAAAGCAAATCGGGCTTCACGCCACTTCATTTGAGCTCCAAGGAAGGACATGCGGAAATGACGTCGTTATTGCTGGAAAAACAAGCAAATCCAAATCACGCCGCCAAAAATGGTCTGACTCCGATGCATTTATGTGCCGAGGAAGATCGTGTCGCGGTCGCGCAAATTTTATACGATAATGGAGCAAAAGTGAATCCTGTCACAAAGAGCGGTTTTACGCCACTTCATGTCGCTGCACACTTTGGACAAGTCGAGATGGTGCGTTTCTTGGTAGAACACGATGCAGATATTGAAATGAACACCAATGTGGGTTACACTCCGTTGCATCAAGCCGCTCAACAAGGACATACGTTGATTATTAATTTGCTGTTGAAACATCGCGCTAATCCGAATGCCGTTGccaat aaCGGACAAACCCCATTAAGCTTGGCAAACAAATTGGGCTACATCACCATCGTGGAAACATTGAAAGTCGTCACCGAAACCAATGTGACAAGCACCAGCACCGGAACTGTCGAGGAAAAATACAAAGTTATCGCTCCCGAAGGCATGCATGAAACTTTCATGTCAGATTCTGAAGatgaag GTGGCGAGGATCCAAGTTTGTCCGATCACCAGCAATACAATTACATGTCGGGAGACGAGAGCAAGCACTTGCAAGATGACCATTACCAAATGGATGTAACTGGCGACGAGAAAATGGTGGAAAGAATTTTATcgg ACGCCGAAAAATACAACTACATGGAAAAATCTCGCATGAGCCGAGACTCGACGCCAAATCCCTTGGACATTTCCGTGACTGACAATTGTCAGATCGTAAGAAATCCCATTCATGCTgg CTTTTTGGTTTCCTTTTTGGTGGATGCTCGCGGAGGCGCGATGCGTGGTTGTCGTCACAGCGGTGTGCGTGTAATTGTGCCACCGAAATCGGCAGCCCAGCCAACTCGAATCACGTGTCGCTACGTAAAGCCACAGCGCATCTCTAACCCGCCTCCTTTGATGGAGGGCGAGGCATTAGTGAGTCGCATTCTGCAATTGTCGCCAGCTGCCGCCAAATTCTTGGGCCCCGTCATCATCGAAGTCCCGCACTTTGCCTCGCTCCGTGAGAAGGAACGTGAAATCATCATTTTGCGGTCCGACAATGGAGACACATGGCGCGAACACACGCTCTACGACAGCGAGGAGGCGATCCAGGACGTCTTGAACGAGAGTTTCAAGAGCGAATCGTTGAACTTGATCGAAGACTTGCACACGAGTCGCATCACACGTATCGTTACAAATGATTTCCCCAATTTCTTTGCGATTGTGTCGAGAATTCGGCAGGAAGTGCACGCCATTGGGCCTGATGGCGGAACCGTGTCGGCAACGGCAGTTCCGCAGGTCCAGGCGATCTTCCCGCCGAATGCGTTGACAAAGAAAATTCGTGTTGGTCTGCAAGCACAACCGATCGATCCGAATGTCACAGCTAAACTTTTGGGAAGATCTGTGGCGGTATCGCCTGTCGTCACTGTCGAGCCGCGTCGTCGCAAGTTCCACAAGGCAATCACCTTGAGTATGCCGGCGCCACGTGCCTACAATCAAGGCATGATTAACCAATATTCTGGCAATGCACCCACTTTGAGATTACTCTGTTCCATCACGGGCGGTCAAAATCGCGCGGTCTGGGAAGACGTCACCGGAAGCACTCCTTTGACCTTCGTCAAAGATTGCGTTTCGTTCACGACGACAGTTTCCGCTCGTTTCTGGCTCATGGATTGTCGCAACATCTCAGATGCCACCAAAATGGCCTCGGAGCTCTACTCGCACATGGCTCACGTCCCCTTCATGGCGAAATTCGTCATCTTTGCCAAACGCGTGGACCCACAAGAAGCCCAGGTGCGCGTCTTCTGCATGACCGACGACAAAGAAGACAAAACACTCGAACAGCAAGAACACTTTACCGAAGTTGCCAAATCGCGCGACATCGAAGTGTGCGAAGGACGCAACATTTACCTGGAATTTGCCGGCAACATTGTGCAAGTCCTCAAGTCGGGCGAGCAACTCAACATGAAGTTCAGCGCCTTCAAGGAGAACCGACTCGCCTTCAATGTGCGTTTGCGTGAAACGGACGACGGCATCGGTCGCATTGTTTTCATGAACGAACCAAAGGTTGCCAAAGGAGAGCCCGCACAAACGCCGCTCTGCACTCTCAACTTCCAAGTACCCGAAAAGATCATTGGAAGTGAGTCGCATTCCGAAGTCGATATCAGCGGATCCTACAATCAAAAGTACAATATGCCAAGTTTCCTGTTGCAAAAGCAGCAAGAGGAGATCTTGAAGGCGGACATTCGTATCTCGGACATTTCGATTCTCTTGAATAACGATTGGGAGAAACTGGCGCACGAGTTGCAAGTGTCGAACGAAGATATCGCCCTCATTAAGGAGGAATATCCGCAAGACGAGAAACAACAAGCTTCTGTGTTACTGCGATTGTGGCTGCGACAAGGCGGTCCAAAGGCAACTGGCAATGAACTCGCATTGGCATTAAACAAAATCCAGCGTAACGACATCGTTGAGCAATGCATGAAAGATGTCCAAATTGTCACGGATGACTACGAAAAGCAAAAGGCACAAAAACAACTTGAACACGCACAAGTTCATGCACCCGCAATTGTCGAGGAAAAACTGAAACGCGAAATTGTCATTGAAAACAATCACGTTAACGGGGGATCAGAGTCTCATGATTTACCAGaag aaatcatCGAAAAAGTCAAGGAAGAAGTAACAAAAGTAGCTCCCCCATCAAAATCTGCACCACAAGTAGAAACACCACCACCCACTCCCGCAGCTGAAGATGAAGTCCATGAacaaatcattgaaaaaatcgtCGTAGAAACGCACTCTGAGCCAACTGTGACAATTGTGGAAAAAACTGAAGTCATCACCCATCCCGataacg ctgAATTAGAAAAGCTTGACGGCAGTAAcaagaagaagcaaaaaaagaacgaCTTGAATCAGAGATTtataaatgaggaaaaattgagtaaaatccCCGTTGCCACAAATAATTCGTCAGtagtgacgacgacgacgaaaaaagtcAAGACAATCAAGAAACATTCGAAAGCACGAAAAAACTTGAATGTTCAAGATGTCGTTCAACCACGTCCCACTGTAGGTGACATCGAGTGGGGCGAGGAGAAACGCGACACGGAACGCGAATGCGAGGACATcgatgacgacaacgacgccGAGGAAGACGAGCAAGAAATCGATCCGAACGAAGTAATCAAAGAAATTTCCACATTGGCCTTAGAAGACGTCCATCAGTTGTCGTCTCTCGATCAGTCGGACCCGATTGTGCTGATATCGTCGGGCGACGACGACTACAGCGGCGACATTGACGAATTCATTCTCATTGAGGCGCCCAACAGCTATACGCAAGCGCGTCAGTTGCAACGTGAGCAACGCGAGGCGGCCGCTGCGGCGCACGAAAACAAGACAATaagtacgacgacgacgcgtgCCTTTGATGCGGAGGGCCGCGAAACGGTGACAATAAGACGCGAGGAGCACGGACCCGATGGCGAGGTGATCATTACGGAAGAAACGCACGACTCGAATGATTATCCGCCGCCGAGTAACGTCACCTTTAGCGGGTCCGACACAGATGAACAACTCTCGCCCGTTGACGAAGTCCACGAATCGCACGTCAAGACGACGCACCGAGGTAAAACATTTGGGTCATCCAGCGGATCGGACGTTGCTTTGCATGAACCTGGCGCCGCCGACAGTAGCGAGGATGAAACAG gtgcaaaaaatattcaaacgcCAGAAATTGTAGTGGACGAATGCGAAGAATTAATAGAAGATA ATGACGATATTTTAGTCAGTGAACAACCGGTCACAACGACAGAAACTGACACAAATGTTGAGGAGATAGTTAACGAAGATGG AAGCACAACAATCGTTAAAACGACCACAATCACAACAAATACCGTGGTGACGACTACATCAACTGACGAGAACGAGCCCGAAAAGTTactttattaa